The Labilibaculum sp. sequence TCTGTTCAGTGCCATGATGATTGCGCCGAGTTTAACCGGCTTTTTTACGCTCTGTTCAACCTGATCCTGAATTTTACGCGCCAATGACGAAATGTTTATTAAACCATCTACCAAAGCTTCTGCCAAAAAGGGTTGTGAGCTAACTATTTTTTCTACAACTTGTGGAATTGTTATCATGAATTGAAGTTTGTGTTGAAAAACTACACAAAGATGTTCAAAAATTAACAGAATGTAGAATTAATGAATAAATTTTCTAAAAATTTCGTTCATTTTATTGTAGAATCTATATTTGCAGCCGTTAACAAAATCTTGCGGATGTCTGCAAGTAATAATCAAGGAGTATATATAAATGAGAAAAGCTTGGCAAGGATCTATTGTTGCTATTGTAACACCTTTTAATATTGATGGCAGTATTGATTATACTGCATTTGATAGTTTGATTGATTTTCATTTGAAAAATGAAACTGACGGAATTGTAGTTTGCGGAACCACTGGGGAAGCTGCTACGCTTACTAAAAAGGAGTATGCGGAATTAATTAAATATACAGTTGAAAAGGTAAACAAACAAATTCCAGTGATAGCCGGTTCCGGGACAAATTCAACATCAGAAGCAATTGAAAATTCCTGCCTGGCTGAATCTCTTGGTGTTGATGCAATTTTGGTTGTTTCGCCTTATTACAACAAACCAACAAGAAATGGTTTAAAAGATTATTTTTCTCAAATTTCCAAGGCAGTTACAGTTCCAATTATTCTGTATAATGTTCCTGGAAGAACTGCTGGCAACATTCCTGCTGATTTGGTTGTAGAATTAGCAGTGGAATTTGAGAATATTGTGGGTATCAAAGAGGCATCTGGGAACTTAGAGCAAATGGCCTGTATTTTGAAAGATAAACCATCTGATTTTATGGTCTTTTCTGGAGATGATGCTTTGGCTTTTCAAGCTGTTTGCATGGGAGCAGATGGTGTTATTTCAGTTGTTGCCAATTTAATCCCTAAGGAGTTTCATAATTTAATGGCGGCAGCCTCTAAAGGCGATTTGACTAAATCGAAAGAAATTTATTTTAAATATCTGAGATTAATTCAATTGTGTTTTATCGAGTCGAATCCAATACCTGTAAAAACAGGTTTGGCAATAATGGATAAGTTAAGCGAAGAGTTTAGATCACCTATGTCCAGAATGATGGACGAAAACAGAATTTTATTAGTAAATGAAATGACCAAACTGAAAATGGTTTAAACACTTAAAGTTATAAATTGAATATAGAGCCACTTTTTAAGTGGCTTTGTTGTTTTGGGGAATGTAAGTGTGGCTTTTTAATTTAATTTGCTCTTTTACAGCTCAATAGCTTTGTTGTGATAGAGTTGTTAATTTCATTTAATTAGGAAAAACAGCTTTGTTTTTAAAATTCACAATGATAAATTGAAACCAATCAGACGATAATAAGTACAAGTGCTTAGAATAACAGTGTTTTTCAATAAAGTGAAGATTGCCTGATTTGGAATTCATTTGACTGAAATTCTTATCGAATGTAATTATGTATTTTAATAAATTGTTGATGAAATGCTCTGATAATTACAATGAAAACTGTCATCCTGTTAATAAATTTAGTTGCTGTAAAATGATTTAAAGGAAGTTTACCAAATATGAATAAAGATTTACTCTTTGCCTTAATTCAAAATCCTTACTTAATTCCCGGTATTTATAATTATTGTGACGGCTGGTGTGAAAGATGCAGTTTCACTGGTAATTGTCTTAATTATAAAATGATGGAAGAGGGGGTTCCTGATATAGATACTTCCAATAAAGATGCTTCTTCTGCAATGGATAATTTGGATGAGATGTTTCAGTTAAGTATGGAGTTGCTGAAACAGGCTGCAA is a genomic window containing:
- the dapA gene encoding 4-hydroxy-tetrahydrodipicolinate synthase; its protein translation is MRKAWQGSIVAIVTPFNIDGSIDYTAFDSLIDFHLKNETDGIVVCGTTGEAATLTKKEYAELIKYTVEKVNKQIPVIAGSGTNSTSEAIENSCLAESLGVDAILVVSPYYNKPTRNGLKDYFSQISKAVTVPIILYNVPGRTAGNIPADLVVELAVEFENIVGIKEASGNLEQMACILKDKPSDFMVFSGDDALAFQAVCMGADGVISVVANLIPKEFHNLMAAASKGDLTKSKEIYFKYLRLIQLCFIESNPIPVKTGLAIMDKLSEEFRSPMSRMMDENRILLVNEMTKLKMV